A stretch of the Leptospiraceae bacterium genome encodes the following:
- a CDS encoding DUF1554 domain-containing protein, translating into MLLAKNKVKNILISTLFLFFSACLPPTPPFKANLLIPIAMQALPEPSISLSHSAIQVNESGTSINVSLTLSDKPSSDVLISSIKSSNTTEVQVSPGSVIFTEADWNLPKTIQITGLDDSIQDGNTTAYITFSNSTSKEERFSGIQISQLKVINVDNDTAGLSILPQGATTTTESGGSAGFSVVLNSQPTASVTISSITSSNLFEGTVSPSSLSFDTTNWNIPQTFTVTGIDDDFMDGIVEYSILLSGIQSSDSNYNGLPALSQKVQNTDNDSAGVTLSSTSINVTENAGFASFTVVLNSKPYANVSIPISLPNLSPISTNVTQLTFTPDNWSIPQTIEVSAPDDSIQREPGPYTISLGTATNYENIDVADVSVSLTDNDTASVLVQGNTGGTTEAGGTKTYTVSLNTEPMADVSISIISSDTTEGTVSPSSLTFSSTCPGANCWSSTQSFTVTGVDDNIDDGNISYSIQFSINSTDPIYNSLNVPVLNLTNTDNDTKGYIVENYTSNQVGTSYTFTGNATRSDFGLLSADTGAGSSLRLKLRTEPTETVTLNFSIVQNDGSAFTSPPAYVSPSSISFTAANYSTHQIVNLVGQYNGIDTYQQFRVKITSSSLDSNYNGHTMNLSNSNSCPSSTGVSKVIACKNSTSPQTDENGLTSEFFLIASQAPTSDVVFPIQSLDTTEASVSSPTITLNSTNWNIFDNSNKITVTGLSDDLLDGDISYTVAIQADTTTSDTFFNGFDPADVSLTNTDKNTAVVLSTTGWLYTSESGGTASLGFKLGAKPTNGFTVTLPLSSSNTAEGTLSQSSLSFNDTNWNTYQYITITGVDDTIADGRKDYLVVTGALSSSDPINLFNGVDPADGKVRNNDDDKIIFISNASYNGNLGGVSGADAKCNSDSAKPSNIPNTYKALLVDGVSRQASLSPNTGDSKINWVLLSNTNYFRADGTTKIGTTTAAGLFNFDMDASFGTALAADWTGLNSDWTSHTQHCTNWSSDANTENGSSGSVLFNTEWSIRLLSSGCDTSKRLICVQQ; encoded by the coding sequence GAGTCAGGAACCAGCATAAATGTATCCTTAACTTTAAGTGATAAGCCCTCTTCTGATGTTCTCATATCCTCTATCAAATCCTCCAATACAACCGAAGTTCAGGTATCTCCCGGCAGTGTGATTTTTACAGAAGCTGATTGGAATCTACCCAAAACCATTCAAATTACAGGTCTGGATGACTCCATTCAGGATGGTAACACCACTGCTTATATAACTTTTTCAAATAGCACTTCAAAGGAAGAGCGCTTCTCCGGGATTCAAATTTCACAGTTGAAAGTTATTAATGTAGACAATGATACAGCCGGTTTAAGCATTTTACCCCAAGGCGCCACGACTACTACAGAGAGCGGAGGTTCGGCTGGTTTTTCGGTCGTTTTGAACTCACAACCCACAGCATCCGTGACAATTTCCAGCATTACTTCTTCCAATCTATTCGAAGGAACGGTCTCTCCTTCCAGTTTAAGTTTTGATACTACAAACTGGAATATCCCCCAAACATTTACTGTAACCGGAATCGATGATGATTTTATGGATGGAATCGTTGAGTATTCTATCCTCCTTTCCGGTATCCAGAGTTCCGATTCGAATTATAATGGGCTTCCGGCCTTAAGTCAAAAAGTTCAGAATACAGATAATGATTCAGCCGGTGTAACACTCAGTAGCACTTCTATCAATGTGACAGAAAATGCAGGTTTTGCCAGTTTTACCGTAGTCCTAAATTCAAAGCCCTATGCAAATGTAAGCATACCGATAAGCCTTCCCAATCTTTCTCCTATCAGTACCAATGTGACACAACTCACCTTTACCCCTGATAATTGGAGTATTCCTCAAACCATTGAGGTAAGTGCTCCTGATGACAGTATACAGAGAGAGCCGGGACCTTACACAATAAGTCTCGGTACCGCTACGAATTATGAAAATATCGATGTGGCGGATGTTTCAGTCAGCCTTACGGACAATGATACAGCCTCAGTTCTGGTTCAGGGTAATACCGGGGGAACTACAGAAGCCGGAGGAACCAAAACCTATACTGTAAGCTTGAATACAGAACCCATGGCAGATGTAAGTATCAGTATTATCTCAAGTGATACGACTGAAGGAACGGTTTCTCCTTCCAGCTTAACCTTCTCATCTACCTGTCCCGGAGCAAACTGCTGGTCGTCTACTCAGAGTTTTACCGTTACGGGAGTAGATGATAATATAGATGATGGCAATATAAGTTACTCTATTCAGTTTAGCATTAACTCCACAGATCCTATCTATAATAGTCTGAATGTTCCCGTGTTAAATCTTACAAATACAGATAATGATACCAAAGGCTATATAGTTGAAAACTATACTTCCAACCAGGTGGGCACCTCATATACATTCACCGGAAATGCGACCAGGAGTGATTTTGGTTTACTCAGTGCCGATACGGGAGCCGGTTCCAGTCTCAGGCTTAAATTAAGAACAGAACCTACAGAAACTGTGACTTTAAACTTTTCTATTGTTCAGAATGATGGCTCGGCCTTTACCAGTCCTCCGGCTTATGTTTCTCCTTCGAGCATCAGCTTTACAGCAGCCAATTATTCAACACATCAAATAGTAAACTTAGTAGGTCAGTATAATGGAATCGATACCTATCAGCAATTCAGAGTGAAAATTACTTCATCCAGCCTCGATTCGAACTATAACGGGCATACTATGAACTTGAGTAATTCAAATAGTTGTCCCAGCAGTACTGGTGTTTCTAAAGTAATCGCCTGTAAAAATAGCACAAGCCCGCAAACCGATGAGAACGGGCTTACATCCGAGTTTTTCTTGATTGCATCTCAGGCTCCTACAAGCGATGTGGTTTTTCCCATACAAAGCCTCGACACTACCGAAGCCAGTGTATCTAGCCCTACAATAACTCTTAATTCAACAAACTGGAATATTTTTGATAATTCAAATAAGATAACAGTAACCGGGCTTTCGGATGATTTATTGGATGGAGATATAAGCTACACAGTCGCCATTCAAGCCGATACTACAACTTCCGATACTTTTTTTAACGGCTTTGATCCTGCTGATGTAAGTCTTACAAATACCGACAAAAATACGGCTGTTGTTTTAAGTACAACGGGATGGTTATATACTTCCGAATCCGGAGGTACAGCCAGTCTCGGGTTTAAATTGGGTGCAAAACCTACAAATGGATTTACAGTAACACTTCCCCTGAGTAGTTCCAATACAGCCGAGGGGACCCTCTCTCAGTCCAGTCTAAGCTTTAATGATACAAATTGGAATACCTATCAGTATATTACTATTACCGGTGTAGACGATACCATTGCAGATGGAAGAAAAGACTATCTTGTTGTAACGGGAGCTTTATCCTCCTCGGATCCTATAAACTTATTCAATGGAGTAGATCCGGCAGATGGAAAAGTAAGAAATAATGATGATGATAAGATCATTTTTATTAGCAACGCTTCCTATAATGGCAATTTGGGGGGTGTTAGCGGAGCCGATGCGAAATGCAATAGCGACTCGGCTAAACCTTCTAATATACCCAATACTTATAAAGCTTTGCTTGTTGATGGAGTTTCAAGACAGGCAAGTTTAAGTCCCAATACGGGAGATTCGAAAATTAATTGGGTTTTACTCTCTAATACAAATTATTTCCGGGCGGATGGAACTACAAAAATAGGAACCACAACAGCAGCGGGCCTTTTTAATTTTGATATGGATGCTTCTTTCGGGACTGCTCTTGCAGCTGACTGGACGGGTTTAAACTCAGATTGGACGAGCCATACCCAGCACTGTACAAATTGGTCTTCTGATGCAAATACAGAGAATGGCTCTTCCGGAAGTGTTCTTTTTAACACAGAATGGTCTATTCGACTTCTCTCCTCAGGTTGTGATACTAGCAAAAGACTTATCTGTGTCCAGCAGTAA
- a CDS encoding metal-dependent hydrolase, producing MSGFEGHTKGGIVAAGIYILLLLIIQVFSTSFAWVEFPIFIGLCLFGALWPDTDVGSTSRIIIYVLFFIIDVLLIFVFKYYLEAALFGLFTMLPAVSKHRGWTHSKFWTFIVGLPLLAPSFVAGEFLIDVHIYEYRNLIYFGVPYYFSFLFGVASHLILDEHPYFKAMRSKAGKKRS from the coding sequence ATGTCCGGTTTTGAAGGTCATACAAAAGGTGGTATTGTTGCTGCCGGTATTTATATTCTTCTGCTTTTAATTATCCAGGTGTTCAGTACAAGTTTTGCCTGGGTAGAATTTCCAATTTTTATCGGGCTATGTCTTTTCGGAGCCTTATGGCCTGACACCGATGTGGGAAGTACCAGCCGAATTATTATTTATGTACTATTTTTCATAATAGATGTTTTACTTATCTTTGTTTTTAAATACTACCTCGAAGCTGCCCTTTTCGGTCTATTTACTATGCTTCCGGCAGTAAGTAAGCACAGGGGATGGACTCATTCCAAATTCTGGACATTTATCGTGGGTCTTCCACTTTTAGCACCTTCTTTTGTTGCCGGTGAATTTCTAATCGATGTGCATATCTATGAATATCGTAACCTGATCTATTTTGGAGTTCCCTATTATTTCTCCTTCTTATTCGGAGTTGCGAGTCATCTTATCCTGGATGAGCACCCTTATTTTAAAGCTATGAGAAGTAAAGCAGGTAAAAAAAGGAGTTAA
- a CDS encoding transporter translates to MLEFFKHNTILLLFLVIAIGYLVGKIRIKGFSLGVSAVLFVGLAFGSLHPDFKVPDIIYVIGLIFFVYTIGLQSGPSFFASLNRQGIAYNVSVAGILLLSSLITISFYYFVPGLQNGSILSGLYCGSLTNTPALATVVDTIKNMYPNLSGAQLDQKLSEPVIGYSVAYPFGVIGVILGFQLFKKLFSINLQEESEKIARTMGLGGEELENEDVLVSNPKIFGWLVREIFKAKDLKGLILSRIKHKNSENIEIVTGETVLEEGDILTMVAPRKILDEVTPIFGPRVDTRLHVQRDNLDYRRIVVSNPEVIGIPLGELDLHKKLQATITRVKRGDIDIIPTNETVLQAGDRIRVVASRKDLDTVGKFFGDSFQSIAHIDYISISIGIALGLLVGLIPIPMPGGTFHLGFAGGPLIVALILGKIGRTRGIVWTMSYNANLTLRQMGVVLFLAGIGLKAGYSFGKNVEAYGLVILISGMVVTFVNASLMMLIGLRVLKIPFPLLMGIISGMQTQPAVLAYSNDEVKNNAPNLGYAMVFPTAMIIKILLARIILKVLS, encoded by the coding sequence ATGTTAGAGTTTTTTAAACACAATACTATTCTTCTCCTTTTTTTGGTAATCGCCATCGGTTACCTTGTAGGCAAAATTCGAATCAAGGGTTTTAGTCTGGGGGTTTCAGCCGTATTATTCGTAGGATTGGCCTTTGGTTCTTTACACCCGGATTTCAAGGTTCCGGACATAATCTATGTAATTGGACTCATCTTTTTTGTATATACTATTGGTCTACAATCCGGTCCGAGTTTCTTTGCTTCTTTAAACCGACAGGGAATTGCCTATAATGTAAGCGTTGCCGGAATCCTCTTACTCTCTTCATTGATTACCATAAGTTTCTATTACTTTGTTCCGGGTCTTCAAAATGGCTCTATCCTTTCCGGCTTATACTGCGGCTCTTTAACGAATACACCGGCTCTTGCAACCGTTGTAGATACCATTAAAAATATGTATCCGAACCTTAGTGGAGCACAATTAGACCAGAAACTTTCCGAACCAGTTATCGGGTATTCGGTAGCCTATCCTTTCGGTGTCATCGGTGTAATTCTTGGCTTTCAATTGTTCAAAAAACTCTTCTCCATCAACCTGCAAGAAGAGTCCGAAAAAATAGCAAGAACTATGGGGCTCGGTGGAGAAGAACTGGAAAATGAAGATGTGCTTGTAAGTAATCCAAAAATTTTTGGCTGGCTGGTAAGGGAAATTTTCAAAGCCAAGGATTTAAAAGGATTAATCCTTTCTCGTATAAAACATAAAAACTCAGAGAATATTGAAATTGTTACAGGAGAAACCGTTTTAGAGGAAGGAGACATTTTAACCATGGTAGCCCCCAGGAAAATCCTCGATGAAGTCACTCCTATTTTTGGCCCCAGGGTAGATACCAGGTTACACGTTCAGAGAGACAACCTCGATTACCGTCGAATTGTTGTTTCTAACCCGGAGGTAATCGGTATTCCCCTGGGAGAGCTGGATTTACATAAAAAACTTCAGGCCACCATCACCAGGGTAAAACGTGGGGATATAGATATTATACCTACAAATGAAACTGTTTTACAGGCCGGAGATAGAATTCGAGTAGTAGCTTCCAGAAAAGATCTGGATACCGTCGGAAAGTTTTTCGGAGATTCCTTTCAATCGATTGCTCATATTGATTATATTAGTATTTCCATAGGTATTGCTCTCGGACTTTTAGTAGGTCTAATTCCCATTCCTATGCCGGGTGGCACATTTCACCTCGGTTTTGCGGGAGGACCTTTAATTGTAGCTCTTATCCTCGGAAAAATTGGAAGAACAAGGGGAATTGTTTGGACCATGTCATATAACGCCAATCTTACCCTGAGACAAATGGGAGTGGTACTTTTTCTCGCAGGAATCGGTTTAAAAGCCGGTTACTCATTCGGGAAGAATGTGGAAGCCTATGGTCTTGTGATATTAATATCGGGTATGGTGGTTACCTTTGTAAATGCTTCTCTCATGATGCTTATAGGTCTTAGAGTTTTAAAAATCCCCTTCCCCCTTTTAATGGGAATTATTTCCGGAATGCAAACTCAACCGGCTGTCCTTGCTTATTCTAATGATGAGGTGAAGAATAATGCGCCGAACCTTGGATACGCTATGGTCTTTCCTACAGCCATGATAATTAAAATTTTATTAGCCAGGATTATTTTAAAAGTCCTTTCTTAA
- a CDS encoding SpoIIE family protein phosphatase has product MIQKENEAIEKSAKKPFFSISKNSGTTTPQFKVESQKILLETFTSNLKLAVIAMYMAMFLYAYMVYTYIPSDMLQNWILYIIPPAFFTFLIVFIFERKISSMFWREFFLITGVVMTLFVIGLFFFEVVRISKNIAIALATHSLMVGIIGAAAFSFSASKYAFLLSATALSGPSWYYLLFENTEETYHILALMQVVYLLVLLYFSRKDYRQRKDLILTRYSLAEEKSLVEKQSLQLQNTLDEVHGLKKKQDGDYFLTSLLLRPLGVNRTKTEELEISFLIRQKKQFKFEKWERDIGGDICISHTIKLQNKTFTVFLNADAMGKSIQGAGGAIVLGAVFQSIIERTKISRTYYEKPPERWLKDAFLELHAVFESFEGSMLISLVLGLVENTSGILYFINAEHPWTILYRDEKASFLDNEDSLFFRKLGTTGMDGSIHIGTFQLKKGDILILGSDGRDDILLLNDNGEKSINNNSDLILRLTEEAKGELQNLYNNIAATGELTDDISLLRLEYKKDLEAQAVANEKEYPVPNYVREVRELLIENKIEEARKIITKENPTEVKGYKTSKYLAQIYYKLKDYQRAAHFSEEYSNIYPNNTRFLFLTSYCYRKIGNLEKAVEYAERVRLRNPDDIINLLHLADTYLELYNYERAEKYLRKVLDKEPENQTAIQLSKDVMYS; this is encoded by the coding sequence ATGATACAGAAAGAAAATGAAGCTATAGAGAAATCAGCAAAAAAACCTTTTTTCTCGATTTCAAAAAATTCCGGAACTACAACTCCTCAATTTAAAGTAGAATCACAGAAGATTCTATTAGAAACCTTCACTTCTAATTTGAAACTGGCAGTGATAGCCATGTATATGGCTATGTTCTTATATGCTTATATGGTATATACCTATATACCTTCCGACATGCTTCAGAACTGGATATTGTATATCATTCCTCCTGCATTTTTTACTTTTTTGATAGTCTTTATTTTTGAAAGAAAAATATCCTCTATGTTTTGGAGAGAATTTTTTCTGATTACCGGTGTTGTCATGACTCTATTCGTAATCGGTCTTTTTTTCTTTGAAGTCGTACGCATAAGTAAAAATATCGCGATTGCTCTTGCTACTCATTCACTTATGGTTGGAATCATCGGTGCCGCTGCATTTTCCTTTTCTGCCAGCAAGTATGCTTTCTTATTATCTGCTACTGCTCTTTCAGGACCCAGCTGGTACTATTTATTATTTGAAAATACGGAAGAAACCTATCATATTCTTGCCCTAATGCAGGTTGTATATCTTCTTGTCTTACTTTATTTTAGTAGGAAAGATTATCGACAGAGAAAAGATTTGATTCTCACCCGCTATTCTTTGGCTGAAGAAAAAAGCCTGGTTGAAAAACAATCACTGCAATTACAGAATACCCTGGATGAAGTTCACGGCCTAAAAAAGAAACAGGATGGAGATTACTTTTTAACCTCTCTTCTACTCCGACCTTTAGGTGTAAATAGAACCAAAACCGAAGAATTGGAAATTTCATTTCTAATACGCCAGAAAAAGCAGTTTAAATTTGAAAAATGGGAAAGAGATATTGGTGGAGACATTTGTATATCTCATACAATAAAATTACAGAATAAGACATTTACTGTATTCTTAAATGCAGATGCTATGGGTAAATCCATACAGGGTGCCGGTGGAGCTATTGTACTGGGAGCTGTATTCCAATCGATTATAGAAAGAACAAAAATTTCAAGAACCTATTATGAAAAACCTCCCGAACGCTGGCTAAAAGATGCCTTTTTGGAGTTACATGCAGTTTTTGAAAGTTTTGAAGGTTCCATGCTTATCTCCCTGGTTCTGGGTCTGGTGGAAAATACAAGCGGTATCTTATACTTTATTAATGCAGAACACCCCTGGACCATTCTTTACAGGGATGAAAAGGCTTCATTTTTAGATAATGAAGATTCTCTGTTTTTTAGAAAACTGGGAACTACCGGTATGGATGGATCTATTCATATCGGCACATTTCAACTGAAAAAGGGAGATATACTCATCCTCGGTTCCGACGGCAGAGATGATATATTATTATTAAATGATAATGGTGAGAAATCTATAAACAATAACTCGGATTTGATCTTGAGATTAACAGAAGAAGCAAAGGGAGAGTTACAAAACCTGTATAATAATATTGCCGCAACAGGTGAGTTAACCGATGATATTTCCCTTCTACGATTGGAATACAAGAAAGATCTGGAAGCCCAGGCAGTAGCAAATGAAAAAGAATACCCGGTTCCAAATTATGTGAGAGAGGTAAGGGAATTACTTATTGAAAATAAGATAGAAGAAGCAAGAAAGATTATAACCAAAGAAAATCCAACTGAAGTGAAAGGCTATAAAACAAGTAAATACCTGGCACAGATCTATTATAAATTGAAAGATTACCAGAGAGCGGCTCACTTTTCAGAAGAATACTCTAATATTTATCCGAATAATACAAGATTCTTATTTTTGACTTCATACTGTTATAGAAAAATTGGAAATCTTGAGAAAGCTGTAGAGTATGCAGAAAGAGTAAGGCTTCGAAACCCCGATGATATAATTAACTTATTGCATCTGGCGGACACTTATCTTGAGTTATATAATTACGAGAGAGCGGAAAAATACTTACGAAAAGTCTTAGATAAGGAACCAGAAAATCAAACAGCTATACAGTTGAGTAAAGATGTAATGTATTCTTAA